The Chloroflexia bacterium SDU3-3 sequence GACCAAGGACGATGTGTCGTTCCAGCCTGGCAGCTACAACAACAGCAACGTGTGGTTCGGCGTGCGCGAGCACGCGATGGGCGCAGCGCTGAACGGCATGGCGCTGCACGGCGGCATCCGGCCCTATGGCGGCACCTTCCTGACCTTCTCGGACTATATGCGCGGCTCGATTCGACTGGCGGCGCTGAGCGAGCTGCCGGTGGTCTACGTGTTCACCCACGATAGCATCGGCGTGGGCGAGGACGGCCCGACCCACGAGCCGGTGGAGCACTTCGCCTCGCTGCGCGCGCTGCCGAACCTGGTGGTGCTGCGCCCCGGCGATGCCAACGAGAGCATCGTGGCTTGGAAGATCGCCATGGAGCGGGTGCACGGCCCGACGGCGCTGCTGTTCTGCCGCCAGAAGCTACCGGTGTTCGACCAGAGCAAGCTCGGCTCTGCCGAGGGCACCCGCAAGGGCGGCTATGTGCTGATCGACGCCGAGGGCGGCCAGCCCGAGGTCATCCTGATCGCCACTGGCTCCGAGGTCGCGATCGCGGTCGAGGCGCACGCCAAGCTGGCCGAGCAGGGCGTGAAGGCCCGCGTGGTCAGCCTGCCCAGCTGGGAGCTGTTCGCGGCGCAGGATCAGAGCTACCGCGACGAGGTGCTGCCGCCTGCGGTGACCGCGCGCGTGGGCGTCGAGGCGGGCGTGTCGCTAGGCTGGCACCGCTGGATCGGCGACAAGGGCGTGTTCGTGGGCGTGGATCGGTTCGGCATCTCGGCCCCGTACAAGGAAGTGTACGAGGAGCTGGGCGTGACCACCGAGAACGTGGCCGCGCAGGCGCTGGCCCTGCTGGGCCGCGGCGGCGATGTGGGCGGCGGCACGCAGGTGCCCGGCCACGCCAGCGGCAGCGAGGGCCACTCCTAGGCGCTCTAGCGCCCAATCGCAGCATGCAGAAAGGCCGCCCCGGGCAATCCGGGGCGGCCTTTCGCTGTGCTCGCAAAGCCGCTGTGCTCGCAAAGCCGCTAGGCGCGCGAGCGGGCCAGGCTGGTGCGACGGACCACCGGCGGCACCTGACGACGAAGCGCAGAGCCAGCGCGGCGGCGGGGGGCCACCACCTGGGCGGCCTCGCGCACGCGGGCGGGCGTGGCCACCGGGGTTGGCTCCAGGGCCTCGCGGTTGTAGCCCAGCAGGCTCATGATCTGGGCCACGCTCTGCGGCAAGATCTCGCGCATCACCAGCTGGTCGCCATCCTGCTCGATGATGATCCGGCGCATCTCGGGGCTGAGGCAGTGGTGGGCCGCGCCCTTGCCCGAGATCATCTGCTGGTATGCGCCCACGCCGAACACCGCGAAGATCAGGCCCTCGCCCTCGGCGGGCATCACCAGCGGCTCGTGGCCGGGGCGAGGGAAGAGGTCGTCGGAGTCGCAGGTGCGGCGTCCGCCCAGGCGCACCGACTGCGACTCCGTCTCCCAGCCATCGAGCGGCAGCACCATGAACTTCTGATCTTCCACGATCAGCATGTCGGGCAGCGAGACCATCATCGAACCGTTAACCAGATACCACGGCTCCATGTCGGCCTGGGCCTCCTTCACCGCGCCCACCTGCATCAGGTAGACGCTGTGCGAGGCCACGGTGTAGCGGCCAAACTCGCCCATCACATCGGGCTGGGGCACGCCGTGCTCGGCGGTGATAGCGGCCAGCGTGCGCATCAGGCGGGCTAGGAACTGCGTGTAGTCGAACTGGAAACCCAGCTCGTAGGCGGATGTGGGCATGCCGCCGCCGAAGTTGAACATGTGCAGCGAGGGCACCTGCTGGCGCACGCGGCTGTAGTTGATGGCCGAGCGGGCCAGCCGCGCCATCCAGCCGTCCATATCCTCGATCTGGCTGCCGACCATGGCGTGGTAGACCACGATCTGGTGGGGGGTACCCGCCACGCGCCGCGCGGCCAGGGCGATCTCCTCCTGGGTCAGGCCGAAGCGCTCGCCGCCGGGGTGGGCGGGGTTCACCGTCTCGGCGGCGTGGCGCTCGCGCACGCCCAGCAGCAGCGGCTTCGAGCAGTGGGCGAGGTAGGCATCCAGCTCCTCAAGGTCGTCGAGGATCGGGACGATGTTAGCGAACCCGGCCTCGCGCAGCGTCACGATCGCGTCGATGTAGTTGCGCTCCTTCGAACCATTGCAGAAGATATAGCGGCTCTCGGGCAGGATGCCCTGCCGCCACAGGTGGTGGGCGATCACCACATCGGCAGCCGACGAGGTCTCGTACTGGGCACCGGCATTCATGGCCGTGCGCACGACCTCCTCGGCAAAGTTGGCCTTGGTGGCATAGGCGTACAAGAACGCACCGCGATAGCCAGTCTGGGCGCGGGCAGCATCGGCGTAGCCGTGCATGCGCTCGACCTGGGCGGTGATCAGCGGGCAGTAGGCGATCTCCAGCGGCGCGCCATAGCGCTCGGCCAGCGCGCTCAGATCGACCTCATCCGCGAGTAGCAAACGTCCATCCCGGCGACTGAGAAAATCAGTCAGGGCACCATCGGCTGTGATGCCATAGCGATTCTGAAGGTAATCGAGATAGGTCTGCTTGCTCAACTCTTGCGGCCCTCCTTGGGGTGATGATGAATACACCGACAGCGAGCAGCCCTGGGCGGATGCGTGGCCCAGGGCGGAAGGTGCGGCATGCGCGGCGGTGCCTGCGCTGGTGGCGCGGGCGGGCATGCACAGTGAAGATTCGTGGGTTGGGAAGCGATCGATTGCTTGTACCTCCTATCAGTGAACGCAGGCGCAGGCGCGCCAGCAGCGGGACCAGATCTGGTTCACCGCACGCACTGACAGGGGCACAAAAAACCCACACCTAGCGGCGTGGGGGAAGGTACTTGCAGCAAGTTTGCGCGCCGACTAGCGGCGCATGGACATGGCAGCAGACACCGAACCACCCGGCAGGTGAGTCAGTGGCGCGAGTCGAACCTGTTCGAAACGCACTAAATTGCCTTGCCCGTCCATATAGCCTCGGCAAAAGCCCCCGGAGCACCAACCCGAATGGCTACGCGAAGGTACCATTCACCCTGGCATTTCGCAATACCCGGTTGCCTAGAGAGGCGGTCAGGTATGCGCCGGAAGCACGGATACGGTGGTGATTTCAATTCACCAATGCGGTATTATAGCGGTTTTCCGCCACTTGTCAATAGATCGTTCACGACATGTTTTAGCCGATCCGGATGCCTTATCTCAGCATTTCCCGCCCAGCGATGTCCGCTAGGGCCTAGGTGTTCTCAATCCACAGAAAATCTCTACCACTCAAGAATCCAAGACACCAAGGAACAAAAGGGGGCAAATGCCACGAAGGCGCAAAGCCACGAAGGCGCAAAACCGCTGCGCCCAAGATGCATACGATGCAAAAAGACAGCAGACAGAACCCATAGACCCTGGGCCACGACAAGGGCGGCACCTACCGTGGCGCAGGGTATGCTATACTGATGCGGCAAATAGCCCCACACACAACGAGGAGGATGGTATGGTCGAGCGTATCTGCCCGTCCTGCCAGCAGGGCAACCCTGCGGAAGATCGCTTCTGTGGAAAGTGCGGCGCGGCGCTGGAGCGGCTGGAGCTGGCGCCTCGGCAGCAGCACGCGATCACGATCGCCGGGCGGAGCCTGCCGGTGACATGGCAGCAGGTGGGCAAGACAGCGGCGCTGGGCGCGGCCACCGTACTGGCCGAGGTGGGCATGGCCTGGCTGCGGCGGCGGATGGCCCAGGGCGCAGCCGACCGCGTGGCGATTGAGCGACCGCAGCGCAGCGCAGCGCCAAGCCAGCAGCGCAACACGCCACGCAACGCGGTGACGATCATCAGCAAGAGCGTGACCCAGATCTTCTACCCCGATGATGAGAAGATGGCTCGCTGATCGGCGAAAAAGTGGTTTTCGAGCGGTTCAGATCATCAGATGATAACCAGCTAACTCTCATCCCGCTCCAATAGACGCCATCCGCCTAACGTGCTATGCTGAACAAAAGAAACTTTTTCATGGCGTAAGACGTCTTTATCGGTGAAAGAATCGGCGGCACAACGGGCTTAGCGGAACGGAACAGGACTATGGCGCAGGCGATTGTGACAAGAAATGATATCCAGCGGCGGCTCCAACCCATGGCGATGCGGCTAAGGCTGCGCGATACCATTCTTCTTGGAAGCAAAACCCTGTGGATGCCCCTCGCGCTCAGCGCGCTCATCCAGCTGATCGGCCATCTCGCTCCCATCCCCCAGCTTCTGCTCATCACATGTGCCCCGCCGCTGATCTGGCTTCTGGCCATGGTCGGCTTCCTGACGCTGCGGCCCATGCCTGTGGCCCAGGTGGCGCAGCGGGTCGACGGCCTGCTCGACCTGCGTGAGCGGCTGGCCACCGCGCTGGAGCTAGGCGGGCGCGCCGAGCACGGGCCGGTGGATGATGAGCAGCAGGAAGATGCCCGCAGCGTCGCCCGCCAGATCCGCCCTCAGCAAGTGCCACTGATCTTCGACCGGCGCATGCTAGGGGCCGCGCTGGCCGCGCTGGCCTGCGTGCTGGCCCTGGTATTGCTTCCCAATCCGCAGGTGGCGGTGCTGGCGCAGCAGGCCGCCGTGCGCCAGAGCCTGCAGCAGGCCGCTCAGCAGATCGAGCAGGCCCGCCAGCAGATCGCCCAGGACACCTCGCTGTCGCCCGAGGAGCAGGCTGCGCTTGAGAAAGAGCTGGCCGCGCTGGAGCAGAAGCTGCGCGAGAATGGCGGCAACCGCGAGCAGGCGCTAGCCGATATTTCCACCGCCGAGGCCCGGCTCCAGCAGCGGATCAACCCGAACGCCGATGCCCAGAAGGCCGCTATGGATCAGATGGCCCAGAGCCTGCAGTCGCTGGCCGAGCAGCAGGGCCAGCCAAACACCAGCGCCAGCGCCGCCGAGCAGCTGCGGGCACTGGCCGACCGGCTGGAGCAGATGACGCCTGAGCAGCGCCAGCAGGCCGCACAAGCGCTGCAGCAGCAAGCCAACCAGCTGGCCCAGAGCAACCCGCAGATGAGCCAGGGGCTGGCCAGCGCGGCCCAGGCAATGCAGGGCAACGACGTGCAGGCCGCGCAGCAGGCGCTCCAGCAGGCCCAGCAGCAAGCCCAGCAGCAAGCCCAGCAGCAGCAGGCCCAACAAGCGACAGAGCGGTCGCTCTCGCAGGTGCAGCAAAGCCGCGAGCAGGTGGCACAGGCAGGCCAGCAGAGCCAGCAGGCCCAGCAGGGCCAGCAGCAGCAGGGCCAGCAGCAGGGCCAGCAGCAGCAAGGTCAACAGGGCCAACAGGGACAGCAGGGCCAACAGGGCCAACAAGGACAGCAGGGCCAAGGACAGCAGGGCCAGGGACAGGGCCAGCAAGGATCGCGGCCAGCGAATGGCCAGGGCGGAGGCGACGCCAACAGCCAAAACCAGGGCGGGCAGACCGGCAGCGGCAAGAGCGGCAGCGGCCAAGACGGCGGCAGCGGCCAGGGCAACGAGGCCGGCGACATGATCTACCAGCCCTACAACCCGAACGCCAAGCCGGGCGACCCCGACTATGTGCAGGGACAGCAGAACGGCCAGGGCCAGACCCAGGTGCAGCAGGGCCAAAGCCCGCTGCCGGGCGTGGCCAACGAGTCGCAGGTGCCCTACGAGCAGGTTTTCCCGCAGTACCAGCAGTCGGCCAGCGAGGCGCTCGATCAGAACGCCATCCCCTCCCACCTGAAGGGCTATATTCGCGACTATTTCTCGGAGCTTGAGCCATAGCGCAGATCGGACACACCAGACACCACGACCACCGCTCTGCCATAGCGCAGCCGCACCAAGCCGTGCGGCCTAGGAAAGATACTATGTTTGTGTATGTATTAGAGGGACTCCTCGCAGCGCTGATCATCGTCGGGAGCGCAACCATTGTCTGGGGGGTGCGCGCATTCAACCTGCCGACCAAGATCACCACGATCGCTTTTGCTATCACCGCTGTCTCGTGGGTGGCCTTTCTGATCACTACTATCAGCTTTACCGTACGCAGCTTTGTTGTGCCCAGCGCCTAGCCCCAGGGCAGCGCCACACGCACACCTATAAGTAGGAGCAGCTATGACCGCACCTCAACCAGCACCACGCATCAGCCCCGAGGAATTTCGCCAGCGCGCCGCCGCCATCGAGGCCGAGGTCGGGCAGGTGATCGTCGGGCAGCGCGAGCTGATACGCCAGACGCTGATCACCATGATCGCTGGCGGCAATGCGCTGCTGGAGGGCGTGCCGGGCCTGGCCAAGACCACCCTGGTGCGCACGATCGCCGACGTGATCGACTGCAACTTCAGCCGCATCCAGTTCACCCCCGATCTCATGCCAGCGGACATCATCGGCACCACGCTGATCAGCGAGGATGAGGCCGGGCACAAGAGCTTTCGCTTCGAGCCGGGGCCGATCTTCGCCAACCTGGTGCTGGCCGACGAGATCAACCGCGCCACGCCCAAGACGCAGAGCGCGCTGCTAGAGGCCATGCAGGAGCACACGGTCACGGTCGCCAAGACCATCCACAAGCTCACCAGCCCGTTCTTCGTGCTGGCCACGCAGAACCCGCTGGAGATGGAGGGCACCTACCCGCTGCCCGAGGCCCAGCTCGACCGCTTCTTCTTCAAGATTCTGGTGCCGTTCCCCTCCGCCAGCGAGCTGGTGGAGATCGCCAACCGCACCACCGGCGCGCGCGCAGCGGCCCCGCGCAAGGTGGCCAATGGCGCGCTGATCAGCGAGATGCAGGCCCTGGCCCGCAGCGTGCCGATCGCCAGCCATGTGGTGAGCTACGCGGCCCGCCTGATCACGGCCACCCACCCAGGCGACCGCGACACGCCCGCGATCACGCGGCAGTATGTGCGCTACGGCGCTAGCCCGCGCGGCATGCAGGCGCTCATCCTGGCGGGCAAGATCCTGGCGCTGCTGGATGGGCGGCTGAATGTGGCCTTCGCCGACCTAAAGCTGGCCGCGCTGCCCGCGCTGCGCCACCGCGTGGTGCTCAACTTCGAGGCCCAGGCCGAGGGCGTCGCCCCAGATGATGTGGTGCGACAGATCGTCGAGTCGGTGAAAACTGAATAGGTTTCTTGTCTGCGCGCGTTCTCTACCCTACGCTGCTTGCTGTGGCTCACGCCAGAGGACATATATGGTTGCTTCCTAATCAACCCAACGATATGTCAAGATCTACCATGACGTCCCTGAGCTAGCTGCTGGTATGCCCCCCACCCACCCAACGCGCGGGATGTAGCAGGGGAGGATACCCAATGATTCGTGTTCCAGGGCTTATTGTCGGGCTGATCTGCGCACTCATTCTGAACATTGTTCTGTTTGTCATTGCTGGCCACACCAGCGCCACCTACATCTTCACCGTCGGCCTGCCGCTGAGCGCGCTGGTGGGGGGCTACCTCGCCGGGCGCTGGGCCATCCGCCCGCCTGTGGTGCCCGGCATGAGCGTAGGCATGCTGGTGGTGGCCACCCAGATGGGCATGGGCATGGGCACCCAGGCCAATCTATTCGCCTATGTCTCGCTGATGGTGGTGCTGCTTGAGCTAATCGGCGCGATCTGCGGCGGCATGATCGGCACGCTGGTGGCGCGGCGCACAGCGGACGAGCCGCTGCGCGAGCCGCTCTTCCGCCTGCCATAGCCCGACCGCCGCACCACGCTGGGCGCGGCACACCCCGCGCCCAGCCCCAAGGAGCGCTATGACCACAACCACCGCACCGCCGCTCTTCGACGCCGCCTTCGTGCGCAAGCTCGACCGCTTGGCGCTGCTGACCCGTCACGCCATGCTGGGCGAGACCCAGGGCGAGCGGCGAAGCCCGCGCCGGGGCAGCTCGGTTGAGTTCGCGGACTTCCGCCCCTACACGGTGGGCGACGACATCCGCCAGATCGACTGGAACCTCTACGCCCGCATGGAGCGCTTTTTCCTCAAGCTGTTCGTGGCCGAGGAGGAGCTGAGCATCCACCTGCTGGTAGATAACAGCGCATCCATGGCCTGGGGCGACCCCGACAAGCTGCACTTCGCACGGCAGGCGGCTGGTGCGTTTGGCTACATCGCGCTCTCCAGCCTGGACCGGGTGACGGTGACGGCCTTCGCAAACGAGGGCGGGCGCGTGCTGCCGAGCGTGCGCGGCAAGCGCGGGGCCTTCCCGCTATTCGACTTTTTGCAGAAGCTGCCTGTGGGTCGCGGCGGCAGCTTCGCCGAGGCCTGCAGGCGCTACGCGCGCACCGCACGTAACCCCGGCCCGCTGCTGCTCTGCTCCGACCTGATGGACCCGCAGTGGGAGGAGGGCCTGCGCGCGCTCACCACCCGGCCCTTCGAGATCACGGTCATCCACACGCTCGCGCCGCAGGAGATCGAGCCGACGCTGGAGGGCGACTTCCGGCTGCTGGATGCCGAGGGCGGCGAGCCGATCGAGATCACCGCCGACCTTGAGACCCTGCGGCGCTACCAGGAGGGCCTGCGCCAGTGGCGCGGCGAGATCGAGTCATTCTGCAGCGGTCGCGGCATCGCCTACATCTTCGCCGACACCGCAATCCCGATCGAAGAGTTCGTGCTGACCCACATGCGACGTCGCGGCGCGATCCGCTAAGAGCTACCGCGCCAGGCCGTGTGGCCTGGCGCGGCCCCACACCACTATGTCATTTCTTGCACCACTGGCCCTGCTGAGCGCGGCGGTGATCGGCCCGATCATCGTGGCGATGTACCTGCTGAAGCTGCGCCGCGAGGAGCGCACCGTCTCCTCCACCTTCCTGTGGAAGAAGATGGTGCGCGATGTGGAGGCCAACGCGCCCTGGCAGAAGCTGCGCCGCAACATCCTGCTGCTGCTGCAGCTGCTGATCCTAGCCCTGCTGGCCTTCGCGCTGGCGCGGCCCTTCTTCCGCACCACCGGCATCGCGGGCAAAAACCTGATCGTCATCATCGACCGCTCGGAGAGCATGGGCGCGACCGACGCGAACGGCACCCGGCTCGATGCCGCCAAGCAGCAGGCGATCGCGCTGATCGACCAGCTGCCCGACGGCGGGCGGGCGACCGTGATCGCGGCGGGCGGCCAGATGGATGTGCCCGCCTCATCGAGCAGCGACAGGCGGCAGCTGCGCGATGCCATCCAGGGCATCCAGCTGCGCTACAGTGGCAGCGACCTGGCGCAGGCGCTGACGCTGGCCTCGGCGCTGGCCTCGCACGAGGCCGAGAGCGAGGTGGCCGTGCTCTCCGATGGCAACGCCAGCGTGCCCGCCGACCTGCAGGTGCCCGCCACGGTGCGGTTCTTCCCGGTGGGGTCGCGCGATGCAAATCTGGCCGTCAGCGCGCTGACGCTGGAGAGCAGCGCGGCGGGCCAGACCATGTTCGCGCAGGTGAGCAACTACGGCACCGCCGAGGCCAGCAGGCGGCTCGACATCTACCTGGATGGCGAGCTGTTCAACGCCTACAGCCTGCAGATCAAGCCGGGCCAGTCGGCCTCGCAGACGGTGGAGGTGCCCGCCGCCGTCCACACCGTAGAGGCCCGGCTCGACGCCAGCGACGAGGATGCCCAGCCGCTGGACGACCGCGCGTGGGCGGTGAGCAACGCGGGCGAGGGCAGCCGCATCCGGATCGTGGGGCCGGGCAACCGCTTCCTAGAGACCGCGCTGGCCCGCCTGCCGAACATCCAGGTGACGCGCATGCCCACCAGCACCACCACCTTCACCGAGACCGCCGCGCAGGTGCCGCTGACCATCCTGGATGGCGTGGTGCCCGCCCAGCTGCCGCCGGGCAACCTGTTCTTTATCGCCCCGCCGCGCTCCACCGCCTTCTTCTCGGTCACCGGCCAGGTCGAATTTCCCGCGCTGCACCCCAGCACTGGCGAAGATGCGCTGCTGCGCTATGTGACGCTGAGCG is a genomic window containing:
- a CDS encoding arginine decarboxylase yields the protein MPARATSAGTAAHAAPSALGHASAQGCSLSVYSSSPQGGPQELSKQTYLDYLQNRYGITADGALTDFLSRRDGRLLLADEVDLSALAERYGAPLEIAYCPLITAQVERMHGYADAARAQTGYRGAFLYAYATKANFAEEVVRTAMNAGAQYETSSAADVVIAHHLWRQGILPESRYIFCNGSKERNYIDAIVTLREAGFANIVPILDDLEELDAYLAHCSKPLLLGVRERHAAETVNPAHPGGERFGLTQEEIALAARRVAGTPHQIVVYHAMVGSQIEDMDGWMARLARSAINYSRVRQQVPSLHMFNFGGGMPTSAYELGFQFDYTQFLARLMRTLAAITAEHGVPQPDVMGEFGRYTVASHSVYLMQVGAVKEAQADMEPWYLVNGSMMVSLPDMLIVEDQKFMVLPLDGWETESQSVRLGGRRTCDSDDLFPRPGHEPLVMPAEGEGLIFAVFGVGAYQQMISGKGAAHHCLSPEMRRIIIEQDGDQLVMREILPQSVAQIMSLLGYNREALEPTPVATPARVREAAQVVAPRRRAGSALRRQVPPVVRRTSLARSRA
- a CDS encoding zinc ribbon domain-containing protein — encoded protein: MVERICPSCQQGNPAEDRFCGKCGAALERLELAPRQQHAITIAGRSLPVTWQQVGKTAALGAATVLAEVGMAWLRRRMAQGAADRVAIERPQRSAAPSQQRNTPRNAVTIISKSVTQIFYPDDEKMAR
- a CDS encoding MoxR family ATPase, with product MTAPQPAPRISPEEFRQRAAAIEAEVGQVIVGQRELIRQTLITMIAGGNALLEGVPGLAKTTLVRTIADVIDCNFSRIQFTPDLMPADIIGTTLISEDEAGHKSFRFEPGPIFANLVLADEINRATPKTQSALLEAMQEHTVTVAKTIHKLTSPFFVLATQNPLEMEGTYPLPEAQLDRFFFKILVPFPSASELVEIANRTTGARAAAPRKVANGALISEMQALARSVPIASHVVSYAARLITATHPGDRDTPAITRQYVRYGASPRGMQALILAGKILALLDGRLNVAFADLKLAALPALRHRVVLNFEAQAEGVAPDDVVRQIVESVKTE
- a CDS encoding DUF58 domain-containing protein; the encoded protein is MTTTTAPPLFDAAFVRKLDRLALLTRHAMLGETQGERRSPRRGSSVEFADFRPYTVGDDIRQIDWNLYARMERFFLKLFVAEEELSIHLLVDNSASMAWGDPDKLHFARQAAGAFGYIALSSLDRVTVTAFANEGGRVLPSVRGKRGAFPLFDFLQKLPVGRGGSFAEACRRYARTARNPGPLLLCSDLMDPQWEEGLRALTTRPFEITVIHTLAPQEIEPTLEGDFRLLDAEGGEPIEITADLETLRRYQEGLRQWRGEIESFCSGRGIAYIFADTAIPIEEFVLTHMRRRGAIR
- a CDS encoding VWA domain-containing protein; amino-acid sequence: MSFLAPLALLSAAVIGPIIVAMYLLKLRREERTVSSTFLWKKMVRDVEANAPWQKLRRNILLLLQLLILALLAFALARPFFRTTGIAGKNLIVIIDRSESMGATDANGTRLDAAKQQAIALIDQLPDGGRATVIAAGGQMDVPASSSSDRRQLRDAIQGIQLRYSGSDLAQALTLASALASHEAESEVAVLSDGNASVPADLQVPATVRFFPVGSRDANLAVSALTLESSAAGQTMFAQVSNYGTAEASRRLDIYLDGELFNAYSLQIKPGQSASQTVEVPAAVHTVEARLDASDEDAQPLDDRAWAVSNAGEGSRIRIVGPGNRFLETALARLPNIQVTRMPTSTTTFTETAAQVPLTILDGVVPAQLPPGNLFFIAPPRSTAFFSVTGQVEFPALHPSTGEDALLRYVTLSDVHVRRATALVPGAWARTVVDGDGGPMLVAGEYEGRRIVVLSFSTHNSDLPLQVAFPLLISNVVSYLVPGSGADAAQIAPGQPLALPVDDSITAVRVTKPDGGVVEAVRESGQAIFADTTQPGPYVVEQYQGQKLVGRIRYAANLFSASESTIAPKSQLAIAQASGLQQAETQEQNRVGRQEIWRWLAAVALAVLVIEWLVYQRSGIAYLRERLLRRRSQPIR